Proteins from one Archocentrus centrarchus isolate MPI-CPG fArcCen1 chromosome 8, fArcCen1, whole genome shotgun sequence genomic window:
- the LOC115784990 gene encoding zinc finger X-chromosomal protein has product MEATMFQLRLFIHQRLYGAAEEILGEVEKTITLALHEAQVYRSKDEAGSVRHQLAHLPKKSAAELPATNSTMEHGDKRDSPLLQENQGPPTPEESYLTVSNLSADLSNNSWNYCLVEMPEVKKEQEERGVESETPEIFVSPSEIVKSEEDRLEMLISHEMQPLSSDSSAAVSDEEMVNSRGGEQPKMVKENEKTLPGKPVGDNKKDQAALSSENCSVKGKKDRSFCHLCGKGFYYIAALKKHIKTHKKCTDCVLCGKKYKYKKELLRHLKTKHRKAFFCDVCGKTFPISVVSKRTRKHTWTWKSLCVKNVAELFTAGTISLCM; this is encoded by the exons ATGGAGGCCACGATGTTTCAGCTGAGGTTGTTTATTCACCAGCGGCTgtacggagcagcagaggagatcCTCGGAGAGGTGGAGAAAACCATCACTTTAGCTCTGCACGAAGCCCAAGTTTATCGATCTAAAGACGAGGCGGGAAGTGTACGACATCAGCTGGCTCATCTGCCAAAGAAATCAG CTGCTGAACTTCCAGCGACCAACAGTACCATGGAACATGGAGACAAACGTGACTCCCCGTTGCTGCAGGAAAACCAGGGACCTCCAACCCCAGAAGAGTCTTACTTAACAGTTTCTAATTTAAGTGCAGATCTAAGCAATAACAGCTGGAACTACTGCCTGGTGGAGATGCCTGAGGTgaagaaggagcaggaggagcGTGGGGTCGAGAGTGAAACACCAGAGATTTTTGTTTCTCCTTCAGAAATTGTGAAAAGTGAGGAAGACCGATTGGAGATGCTGATATCACATGAAATGCAGCCGCTTTCTTCAGACTCCTCTGCAGCTGTGAGTGACGAGGAGATGGTGAACAGCAGAGGAGGGGAACAGCCCAAAATGGTGAAAGAGAACGAAAAGACGCTGCCAGGAAAACCCGTTGGTGACAATAAGAAAGACCAAGCAGCTTTGTCTAGTGAGAACTGCTCtgttaaagggaaaaaagaccGCAGTTTCTGCCATTTGTGCGGGAAGGGATTTTACTACATCGCTGCATTaaagaaacacataaaaacacacaagaagtGTACTGATTGTGTTCTTTGTGGGAAGAAATACAAGTATAAAAAAGAACTTCTTCGTCatttgaaaaccaaacacagaaaagcatttttttgtgatgtttgtggTAAGACTTTTCCTATTTCCGTTGTCTCCAAACgcacaagaaaacacacatggACATGGAAGAGCTTGTGTGTCAAGAATGTGGCAGAACTTTTCACCGCAGGGACCATCTCACTGTGCATGTGA
- the LOC115784993 gene encoding methionine-R-sulfoxide reductase B1-A-like, with translation MSFCSFFGGEVFKDHFKPGIYVCSKCNHQLFSSCSKYEHSSPWPAFTETIHKDSVSKYEERPGAYKVLCGKCGNGLGHEFVNDGPSKGLSRFUIFSSSLTFVPKDKVDGL, from the exons ATGtcgttttgttctttctttggtGGAGAGGTCTTTAAAGACCATTTTAAACCAG GGATTTATGTGTGCTCCAAATGCAACCACCAGCTGTTTTCCAGCTGCTCCAAGTATGAGCACTCATCGCCCTGGCCAGCCTTCACAGAGACCATCCACAAGGATAGTGTGTCCAAATATGAGGAGAGGCCTGGGGCATACAAG GTGCTGTGTGGAAAGTGTGGAAATGGACTGGGCCATGAGTTTGTGAATGATGGGCCGTCCAAAGGGCTCTCGCGCTTCTGAATATTCAGCAGCTCACTGACGTTCGTCCCTAAAG ATAAGGTTGATGGACTGTAA